In Nitrosococcus oceani ATCC 19707, the following proteins share a genomic window:
- a CDS encoding bifunctional tRNA (adenosine(37)-C2)-methyltransferase TrmG/ribosomal RNA large subunit methyltransferase RlmN, producing the protein MTDSRTNLLNLDRAGLDAFFTCLGEKPFRARQVLRWIHQRFVTDFSAMTDLNKSLRERLTESAVISLPEIIKQHRSADGTHKWLLRMHGNNCIETVFIPEGDRGTLCISSQIGCILDCSFCATGKQGFNRNLAVSEIIGQLWLANKTLGRDPKGERIITNVVMMGMGEPLANFNNVVTAMNLMLDDFSYGLSWRRVTLSTAGMVPAMDRLRAVCPVNLAVSLHAPTDKLRDELVPLNKKYPLQDLLSACRRYVAGDRRRAVTFEYVMLAGVNDSLPHARALLRLLRGLPAKVNLIPFNPFSGSVYRRSDAATIDRFREELLRGGIMTVTRKTRGDDIAAACGQLAGRVQDRTRRTMDRQRLVSVLPRSPLAS; encoded by the coding sequence ATGACCGACTCCAGAACCAATTTGCTTAATCTGGATCGAGCTGGGCTGGATGCTTTTTTCACCTGTCTCGGTGAAAAACCTTTTCGTGCCCGCCAGGTACTTCGTTGGATCCACCAGCGGTTTGTCACAGATTTTAGCGCTATGACTGATCTTAATAAGTCGCTACGGGAGCGTTTGACGGAGAGTGCGGTGATTTCCCTTCCGGAGATAATTAAGCAGCATCGTTCGGCCGATGGGACCCATAAATGGTTGTTACGCATGCATGGGAACAACTGTATTGAAACGGTGTTCATCCCCGAAGGAGATCGGGGTACATTATGTATTTCATCCCAGATAGGTTGTATTCTAGATTGCTCTTTTTGTGCCACGGGAAAGCAAGGATTTAACCGTAATTTAGCGGTATCCGAAATTATTGGTCAGCTGTGGCTAGCGAATAAAACCCTAGGACGGGATCCCAAGGGTGAGCGCATCATTACTAATGTGGTGATGATGGGTATGGGAGAACCCCTTGCCAACTTCAATAACGTTGTTACCGCCATGAATTTAATGCTAGACGATTTTTCTTACGGATTGTCGTGGCGTCGTGTAACTCTTAGCACTGCAGGGATGGTTCCCGCCATGGATCGGCTACGAGCTGTTTGCCCAGTTAACCTTGCGGTCTCTCTCCATGCACCCACTGATAAGCTGCGTGATGAACTTGTTCCCCTAAACAAAAAATATCCCTTGCAGGATTTGTTATCAGCATGTCGGCGCTATGTTGCTGGGGATAGAAGGCGCGCCGTCACCTTCGAGTATGTTATGTTGGCTGGTGTAAATGATTCTCTTCCGCATGCCCGGGCTTTGTTGCGGTTATTACGAGGCTTGCCTGCCAAGGTTAATCTCATTCCTTTCAATCCTTTTTCGGGTAGTGTTTATCGTCGTTCTGATGCCGCGACCATTGATCGCTTTCGGGAAGAATTGTTACGGGGAGGAATCATGACTGTCACCCGTAAAACTCGTGGCGATGATATTGCAGCTGCCTGTGGTCAGTTGGCAGGCCGGGTTCAAGATCGTACTCGTCGTACCATGGATAGGCAGCGTTTGGTGAGTGTTTTACCCCGGTCTCCGTTAGCGTCATGA
- the ndk gene encoding nucleoside-diphosphate kinase encodes MVIERTLSIIKPDAVAKNIIGEIYTRFENAGLRIVAARMLHLSKEQAQEFYTVHKDRPFYNDLVGFMTSGPVMVQVLEGENAIARNREIMGATNPKEAVPGTIRADFAENIDANAVHGSDGSGTAEQEINFFFKSEDICPRIG; translated from the coding sequence ATGGTGATTGAACGCACCCTCTCCATTATTAAGCCGGACGCGGTTGCCAAAAATATCATCGGGGAGATTTATACCCGCTTTGAAAATGCGGGTCTACGGATTGTGGCGGCCCGAATGCTCCACTTGTCGAAGGAGCAAGCCCAAGAGTTTTATACGGTCCACAAGGATCGGCCTTTTTATAACGATTTGGTTGGGTTTATGACCTCGGGCCCAGTCATGGTGCAGGTTTTGGAGGGAGAGAACGCTATTGCCAGAAACAGGGAGATAATGGGGGCAACCAATCCTAAAGAAGCGGTTCCGGGCACGATCCGCGCCGATTTTGCGGAAAATATTGACGCTAATGCGGTTCACGGTTCTGATGGGTCAGGGACGGCTGAGCAAGAAATCAATTTTTTCTTTAAGTCAGAAGATATTTGCCCGCGGATCGGCTAA
- the hisS gene encoding histidine--tRNA ligase, translated as MKKIQAIRGMNDLLPNQTPHWQRVEEVLSRVLASYGYQEIRLPLLEPTELFRRSIGEVTDIVEKEMYTFIDRNGDSLTLRPEGTAGCVRSILQHGLLTQGPLRLWYYGPMFRHERPQKGRYRQFYQIGVEVLGTKGPDVDAELILMTARFWRRLGLQDLRLQLNSLGSPAARIAYRERLVDFFTAHEDVLDEDSRRRLHSNPLRILDSKNPALQEIIEQAPQLLDYLDDDSRTHFEALRHTLDSADIAYKINPRLVRGLDYYTRTVFEWVSDQLGSQGTVCAGGRYDGLVEQLGGQSIPAVGFALGLDRLVALLGEQGRLKAPIPADLYLVAVGPQAERESLLFAERLREAIPAARLQVNYGGGSFKSQLKRADRSGARWALILGEDEIVQGTVSVKDLRQGQPQELVSQDKLSDYIKQQLQS; from the coding sequence GTGAAAAAGATACAAGCTATCCGGGGGATGAACGATCTCCTTCCAAATCAGACTCCCCATTGGCAACGGGTAGAGGAGGTCTTATCTAGAGTACTAGCTAGCTATGGTTATCAAGAAATCCGCCTGCCCCTATTAGAGCCCACGGAGTTATTCCGACGCTCTATTGGTGAGGTTACCGACATTGTTGAAAAGGAGATGTATACCTTTATTGACCGTAATGGAGATAGTTTAACCCTGCGGCCAGAAGGTACGGCGGGTTGCGTCCGGTCTATCTTGCAACATGGCTTGCTTACCCAAGGTCCCTTGCGCCTATGGTATTACGGACCCATGTTTCGCCATGAGCGGCCGCAAAAGGGTCGTTATCGCCAATTTTATCAAATTGGGGTGGAGGTTTTGGGCACCAAGGGGCCTGATGTGGATGCTGAGCTTATCCTGATGACGGCCCGTTTCTGGCGACGGTTAGGGCTGCAGGATCTGCGCTTGCAACTCAACTCCCTTGGTTCCCCCGCAGCACGGATTGCCTATCGGGAACGTTTGGTGGATTTTTTTACGGCACATGAGGATGTCCTAGATGAAGACAGTCGCCGCCGACTTCACAGTAACCCGTTACGTATTTTGGATAGCAAGAATCCTGCATTACAAGAAATAATTGAACAGGCGCCCCAGCTTTTAGATTATTTGGATGACGATTCGCGCACTCATTTTGAGGCTCTGCGGCATACGCTTGATAGTGCCGATATTGCCTATAAAATTAACCCACGGCTAGTTCGAGGCTTAGATTACTATACGCGAACAGTTTTTGAGTGGGTAAGCGATCAGCTAGGCTCTCAGGGGACGGTTTGTGCGGGCGGACGCTATGATGGTTTGGTAGAACAGTTAGGGGGGCAATCTATACCTGCGGTTGGTTTTGCGCTGGGTTTGGATCGCTTAGTCGCACTGCTAGGCGAGCAAGGCCGCTTGAAAGCACCGATTCCTGCCGATCTCTATTTGGTCGCTGTGGGTCCACAGGCAGAGCGGGAATCGTTATTATTTGCCGAGCGGCTGCGAGAGGCCATTCCAGCTGCGCGACTACAGGTAAATTATGGTGGCGGAAGTTTTAAAAGCCAATTGAAGCGTGCTGATCGCAGTGGTGCCCGGTGGGCGCTTATTTTGGGTGAAGATGAGATCGTCCAGGGGACGGTCAGTGTCAAAGATTTACGCCAGGGGCAGCCTCAGGAATTAGTGTCTCAAGACAAATTATCCGATTATATTAAGCAGCAGCTCCAAAGTTAA
- the pgi gene encoding glucose-6-phosphate isomerase, translating to MKPYLAQARSWASLLQHYGCIKKQHMRDLFAADPQRFDKFSLIFNGILFDFSKNRITEETLKLLLDLARERELQQGISRMFAGEPINNTENRPVLHVALRNRANRPIMVKGKDVMPQVNVVLERMGKFCDRVHRGQWRGFSGERLTDIVNIGIGGSDLGPAMVTEALQPYAKSGFRVHFVSNIDGTQLAETLKTIRPETALFVISSKTFTTQETLTNAHSARNWFLRAAPDDKAIAKHFIAVSTNRSEVEKFGIDPCNMFEFWDWVGGRYSLWSAIGLSIALYLGMENFEQLLEGAHEMDKHFQETPLKQNIPVIAALVGIWNINFLGAQSHAVLPYDQYLERFPAYLQQLEMESNGKHVTRGGASVNYATGNVIWGAPGTNGQHAFFQLLHQGTPLITADFLASAESHNPLGEHHQILLSNFFAQTEALMKGKDEAEVRAELEEANLAKGEVEALIPHKLFDGNRPSNSFLFSKLTPWTLGALIAFYEHKVFTQGLIWDINSFDQWGVELGKQLATTILPELQGGEEVNSHDSSTNGLINYYKRIRHL from the coding sequence ATGAAACCTTATCTAGCGCAGGCTCGCTCCTGGGCTTCCCTTCTCCAACATTATGGCTGCATAAAGAAGCAGCATATGCGGGATTTATTCGCAGCCGATCCTCAACGGTTTGATAAGTTTTCTCTTATTTTCAATGGCATATTATTTGATTTTTCTAAGAATCGGATCACAGAGGAAACGCTGAAACTTCTTCTCGACCTAGCCCGTGAGCGAGAACTGCAGCAAGGGATTAGCCGCATGTTTGCCGGCGAGCCGATTAATAATACGGAAAATCGCCCGGTTCTACATGTTGCATTACGCAACCGTGCTAATCGCCCCATCATGGTAAAGGGCAAGGATGTGATGCCCCAGGTGAACGTTGTTTTGGAGCGTATGGGGAAATTTTGCGATAGGGTGCATCGTGGTCAGTGGCGAGGGTTTAGCGGAGAGCGCTTAACAGATATTGTCAATATTGGGATCGGTGGTTCTGATTTGGGTCCCGCCATGGTGACTGAAGCCCTGCAGCCCTATGCTAAATCTGGCTTCCGGGTCCATTTTGTTTCTAATATCGATGGAACCCAATTAGCCGAAACTCTCAAAACTATTCGACCCGAGACCGCCTTGTTCGTAATTTCTTCAAAGACCTTCACGACTCAGGAAACTTTAACCAACGCTCATAGCGCACGGAATTGGTTTCTTCGTGCCGCACCTGATGATAAGGCGATAGCTAAGCATTTTATTGCGGTCTCTACCAACCGGTCTGAAGTAGAAAAATTTGGCATTGATCCCTGCAATATGTTTGAGTTTTGGGATTGGGTTGGCGGCCGTTATTCTCTTTGGAGTGCTATTGGGTTATCCATAGCCCTTTATCTTGGCATGGAAAATTTCGAACAATTGCTTGAAGGTGCCCACGAGATGGATAAGCATTTTCAGGAGACGCCCCTCAAGCAAAATATACCGGTAATTGCCGCCTTAGTGGGTATCTGGAATATTAATTTTTTAGGGGCTCAAAGCCATGCTGTTTTGCCTTACGATCAGTATTTAGAACGGTTTCCCGCCTACTTACAACAATTGGAGATGGAAAGTAATGGCAAACATGTGACCCGCGGCGGAGCATCCGTGAATTATGCTACGGGTAATGTTATCTGGGGAGCGCCTGGTACCAATGGCCAGCATGCCTTTTTCCAGCTTTTGCATCAAGGGACGCCTTTGATAACGGCGGATTTCCTGGCATCTGCTGAATCCCATAATCCTCTTGGAGAACATCACCAGATATTATTATCGAATTTTTTTGCTCAGACCGAAGCCCTAATGAAAGGAAAAGACGAGGCTGAGGTGAGAGCGGAGCTGGAAGAGGCGAATCTTGCTAAGGGGGAGGTAGAGGCGCTTATCCCCCACAAGCTTTTTGACGGCAACCGTCCCAGCAATTCTTTCCTCTTCTCTAAGCTGACGCCTTGGACATTAGGCGCGTTGATTGCCTTTTATGAGCATAAAGTGTTTACCCAGGGTCTTATTTGGGATATTAATTCGTTCGATCAATGGGGAGTAGAATTAGGCAAGCAGTTGGCCACAACAATCTTGCCGGAGCTGCAGGGTGGCGAGGAGGTGAATAGCCACGATTCTTCTACCAACGGCCTAATAAATTATTATAAGCGTATCCGTCACCTATAA
- the pilW gene encoding type IV pilus biogenesis/stability protein PilW → MIGVFAIMLLGFAGCASILSSQEQDIPSIDKEKAAKINVQLGVEYFKQGELEQALKKLERAIQQDPKLPSAYNALALLKQRLGQAEEAEKYFQRAIKLDPEYSEAQNNYGVFLYNQGHYGDAEARFLEAVKNPLYGTPELAYENAGMAAQKQVEFDKAERYYRKALQLEPRLPKSLYHMAEISFEKGHYQRAQEYLQRYRVGARHTPKSLWLGIRIERELGNEDTVSSYALLLRRNFPDSPEAKLLQKSLDRQ, encoded by the coding sequence ATGATCGGTGTATTCGCCATTATGCTACTTGGCTTCGCGGGTTGTGCCTCAATACTCTCCTCTCAAGAGCAGGATATACCCTCGATTGACAAGGAGAAGGCAGCCAAGATTAATGTTCAGTTAGGGGTAGAGTATTTTAAGCAAGGCGAGTTGGAGCAGGCGTTAAAAAAGCTAGAGCGCGCTATCCAGCAAGACCCGAAGCTTCCTAGTGCCTACAATGCCTTGGCTCTTCTCAAGCAACGCTTAGGCCAGGCGGAGGAGGCAGAAAAATATTTTCAGCGGGCTATAAAGTTGGATCCGGAGTATTCGGAAGCTCAAAACAATTACGGAGTTTTTCTTTATAACCAGGGGCATTATGGAGATGCGGAGGCACGCTTCTTGGAAGCCGTTAAGAATCCTTTATATGGTACACCGGAACTAGCCTACGAGAATGCAGGAATGGCTGCCCAAAAGCAAGTGGAATTCGATAAAGCGGAGAGATATTATCGCAAGGCCTTGCAGCTTGAGCCAAGGCTACCCAAGTCTTTATACCATATGGCTGAAATAAGTTTTGAGAAAGGCCATTACCAACGAGCGCAGGAGTATTTGCAACGTTATCGTGTAGGGGCTCGGCATACCCCAAAATCTTTATGGCTTGGCATCAGAATTGAGCGTGAATTGGGCAATGAGGATACGGTGTCTAGCTATGCTTTATTGTTGAGGCGGAATTTTCCCGATTCCCCAGAAGCTAAGCTCCTGCAAAAAAGCTTGGATAGACAGTAG
- the glgB gene encoding 1,4-alpha-glucan branching protein GlgB, with protein sequence MTNSQYSPQPMAAEFSEAMEKLVNACYSDPFRVLGPHPYQKGIVVRAYLPHAIQAWIGTEPPQEMARSSAINLFEWHGKAKALPLPYQVLWEDKMGFTHYEYDPYCFPPQLSDYDLHLFGEGKHWHVYRILGSHPVIVDGTSGVLFATWAPEAERVSIVGDFNRWDGRCHPMQLRGLTGVWELFIPGLKPGTLYKYELRNRNRGSIHLKSDPYGQRFEQRPHTASIVAAKTNYLWQDRKWMEQRKQFDWLHQPISVYEVHLGSWQRGENGAFLNYRQLARQLVDYVLKTGFTHIELLPVTEHPLDASWGYQTTGYFAPTSRFGSPDEFRYFVDHCHLHGIGVLMDWVPGHFPKDAHGLAQFDGSALYEHEDPRLGEHRDWGTLIFNYGRHEVRNFLLSSALYWLEEFHIDGLRVDAVASMLYLDYSRQEGDWIPNKYGGRENLEAIDFLRELNKVLHAQHPGVLVIAEESTSWPMVSHPIYVGGLGFSMKWNMGWMNDTLSYMSKDPIYRHYHHDALTFGLLYAFNENFMLPLSHDEVVHGKQSLLYKMPGDEWQRFANLRLLYTMMFTYPGKKLLFMGCEFGQGEEWNESRSLDWYLLNYPVHQGVQAAIKDLNHLYRSLPALNYYDFAKEGFEWIDCHDSAQSVLSYLRLKDGDFVIVVLNFTPVPRTNYRLGVPKSGVYLECFNSDSTYYGGSNMGNSQTIQTDSITWMGRPYSINITVPPLAGIVLRLKTPASKMPATAPLSPGK encoded by the coding sequence ATGACCAATTCTCAGTATTCCCCGCAACCCATGGCTGCGGAATTTTCAGAAGCAATGGAGAAACTCGTAAACGCTTGCTATTCAGACCCGTTTAGAGTGCTAGGACCTCACCCCTATCAAAAAGGCATCGTTGTGCGGGCCTATCTCCCCCACGCGATCCAGGCATGGATTGGAACTGAACCTCCTCAGGAGATGGCGCGATCCTCGGCAATAAATTTATTCGAATGGCATGGAAAGGCCAAAGCTCTCCCCCTGCCCTATCAGGTTTTATGGGAGGACAAGATGGGATTTACCCACTATGAGTACGATCCCTACTGTTTCCCCCCGCAGCTTTCCGACTACGATCTTCATCTTTTTGGAGAAGGAAAACACTGGCACGTCTACCGTATTCTCGGCTCCCACCCCGTAATCGTAGATGGAACCAGTGGCGTTTTATTTGCCACATGGGCGCCCGAGGCTGAGCGAGTAAGCATAGTGGGAGATTTCAACCGCTGGGATGGCCGCTGTCACCCCATGCAACTTCGAGGTTTGACCGGAGTCTGGGAGCTATTCATCCCTGGTTTGAAGCCGGGGACTCTCTATAAATATGAACTCCGTAACCGCAACCGTGGGTCAATTCATCTCAAATCCGATCCTTACGGGCAACGATTCGAACAGCGCCCCCACACAGCCTCTATTGTAGCAGCAAAAACCAACTACCTATGGCAAGATAGGAAGTGGATGGAGCAACGCAAACAGTTTGATTGGTTACATCAGCCAATTTCAGTCTATGAGGTCCACCTAGGATCTTGGCAACGGGGGGAAAATGGTGCTTTCCTTAACTATCGCCAACTGGCCCGACAACTTGTGGATTATGTCCTAAAAACAGGCTTTACCCACATTGAGCTTCTGCCGGTTACCGAGCACCCCTTGGACGCTTCCTGGGGCTACCAAACAACCGGCTACTTCGCACCCACGAGCCGCTTTGGCTCACCTGATGAATTCCGCTACTTTGTAGATCATTGTCACCTCCATGGCATTGGCGTACTTATGGATTGGGTGCCGGGACATTTTCCTAAAGACGCTCATGGGTTAGCCCAATTTGATGGCAGCGCCCTATACGAGCACGAAGATCCCCGCTTAGGGGAACATCGGGACTGGGGAACGCTTATTTTTAATTATGGCCGCCATGAAGTAAGAAATTTTCTGCTTTCTTCTGCCCTCTATTGGCTCGAAGAATTCCATATCGACGGCCTACGGGTAGATGCGGTAGCCTCGATGTTATATCTAGATTATTCTCGCCAAGAAGGAGATTGGATACCCAACAAATATGGAGGCCGAGAGAATCTTGAAGCCATCGACTTTCTACGGGAACTGAATAAGGTGCTTCACGCACAGCATCCAGGAGTTCTGGTCATTGCAGAAGAATCCACCTCTTGGCCTATGGTTTCCCATCCAATCTATGTTGGAGGTCTGGGCTTCTCCATGAAGTGGAATATGGGCTGGATGAATGACACCCTCTCTTACATGAGCAAAGATCCTATATACCGCCATTACCATCACGACGCTCTTACCTTTGGGCTACTGTATGCCTTTAACGAAAATTTCATGCTCCCTTTATCCCATGACGAAGTGGTCCACGGTAAGCAATCCCTACTCTACAAAATGCCTGGAGATGAATGGCAGCGATTTGCCAATCTCCGCCTGCTCTATACTATGATGTTTACCTATCCCGGTAAAAAACTGTTGTTCATGGGCTGCGAATTCGGGCAGGGAGAAGAATGGAACGAATCCCGATCTCTAGATTGGTATTTACTGAACTATCCTGTTCACCAAGGTGTACAAGCAGCTATCAAGGATCTTAATCACCTCTACCGCAGCCTCCCTGCCCTTAATTACTATGATTTCGCCAAAGAAGGCTTTGAGTGGATCGACTGCCATGACTCCGCCCAATCGGTGTTAAGCTACCTGCGCCTAAAGGATGGAGATTTTGTGATCGTGGTATTAAATTTTACCCCAGTACCTCGTACTAATTACCGCCTCGGGGTTCCGAAATCCGGGGTTTATTTAGAGTGCTTCAACTCAGATTCTACTTACTATGGTGGCAGTAATATGGGCAACAGCCAAACCATCCAGACCGATAGCATTACCTGGATGGGACGGCCCTATTCCATCAATATTACGGTGCCTCCGTTAGCGGGAATCGTGCTGCGATTAAAAACACCGGCAAGCAAAATGCCCGCTACTGCGCCTCTTAGCCCCGGAAAATAA
- a CDS encoding proline--tRNA ligase, whose amino-acid sequence MRTSQYLLTTTRETPADAEIISHQLMLRGSFIRRLAAGLYTWLPLGLRVLRKVENIIREEMDKAGAQEVLMPAVQPAELWRETGRWEQYGPELLRFTDRHQRFFCFGPTHEEVITDLIRREIRSYKQLPANFYQIQLKFRDEIRPRFGVMRSREFLMKDAYSFHPDQTSLAQTYNQMYETYSRIFDRIGLTFRAVQADTGAIGGKTSHEFHVLAASGEDAIAFSDKSTYAANVELAAALPPTDKPASPKETLSLIETPGQCTIKEISQFLNIPSSRCIKTLLVQGSEGELVALALRGDHELNAVKAQKLPQVANPLQFATPEQVWKTCNASIGSIGPMGLAIPLIADHGAVQLTDFACGANMEGKHFTGVNWGRDLPEPSTADIRNVVDGDPSPDGEGTLSIARGIEVGHIFQLGEKYSQAMNATVLDETGRAISLAMGCYGIGVSRVVAAAIEQNHDEHGIIWPASIAPFQLALVPINAHKSARVKEMSDRLYTELQAAGFEVLLDDRQLRPGVIFADMDLIGIPYRLVISERGLENNTVEYKRRQDGKTCAIQLDNFISGLKAELKAPISRR is encoded by the coding sequence ATGCGTACCTCTCAATATTTGCTTACTACCACCCGTGAAACTCCAGCTGACGCCGAGATAATCAGCCATCAGTTGATGCTCAGGGGAAGTTTTATCCGTCGGCTTGCAGCAGGCCTCTATACCTGGCTCCCTCTGGGTTTACGCGTACTACGCAAGGTTGAAAACATTATCCGCGAAGAAATGGATAAGGCTGGCGCCCAGGAAGTATTAATGCCGGCAGTACAGCCTGCTGAGTTATGGCGAGAAACAGGGCGCTGGGAGCAATACGGGCCAGAGTTATTGCGTTTTACTGATCGTCATCAACGATTTTTCTGCTTTGGTCCTACTCACGAGGAAGTAATTACTGATCTCATCCGCCGTGAGATACGGAGTTATAAACAGCTGCCCGCCAATTTTTACCAAATACAGTTGAAATTCAGGGATGAAATTCGGCCCCGGTTTGGAGTCATGCGGTCACGGGAATTTTTAATGAAGGATGCCTACTCTTTTCATCCAGACCAAACATCATTAGCTCAAACCTATAACCAAATGTATGAAACCTATTCTCGCATCTTTGATCGAATCGGGTTAACCTTTCGAGCAGTACAAGCTGATACTGGGGCCATTGGCGGCAAAACATCCCATGAATTTCATGTGCTTGCTGCCTCTGGTGAAGATGCCATTGCCTTCTCGGATAAAAGCACCTATGCTGCCAATGTAGAATTAGCTGCTGCCCTTCCCCCTACAGATAAACCTGCCTCGCCAAAAGAAACGCTTTCTTTAATAGAAACACCAGGGCAGTGCACTATTAAAGAAATAAGCCAATTCCTTAACATTCCATCCTCGCGCTGCATCAAAACCCTGTTAGTGCAAGGCAGCGAGGGAGAATTAGTAGCTCTCGCGCTACGGGGTGATCATGAACTCAATGCGGTGAAAGCGCAAAAGCTTCCCCAAGTGGCCAACCCTCTTCAGTTTGCCACACCCGAACAGGTATGGAAAACTTGTAATGCATCTATCGGCTCCATAGGCCCCATGGGTCTTGCGATCCCCCTTATTGCAGATCACGGCGCGGTCCAGTTAACAGATTTCGCCTGTGGTGCCAATATGGAAGGTAAACACTTCACTGGAGTTAATTGGGGACGTGATTTACCTGAACCCAGCACGGCTGATATCCGCAATGTGGTCGATGGCGATCCAAGCCCCGATGGAGAGGGAACCTTATCCATTGCCCGGGGTATCGAGGTAGGCCATATTTTCCAGCTTGGCGAAAAATATAGCCAGGCTATGAATGCTACGGTGCTAGATGAAACAGGTCGAGCTATCAGCTTGGCAATGGGCTGTTATGGTATTGGCGTCTCTCGCGTGGTAGCTGCCGCTATTGAGCAAAATCATGACGAGCATGGCATTATCTGGCCTGCGTCCATTGCCCCCTTCCAGCTAGCGCTTGTCCCTATTAACGCGCATAAATCAGCACGAGTAAAGGAAATGAGTGACCGGCTCTATACAGAGCTACAAGCAGCAGGATTTGAAGTATTGCTCGATGACCGGCAATTACGCCCCGGCGTAATATTTGCTGATATGGATCTAATCGGTATTCCCTATCGTTTAGTGATCAGCGAACGGGGATTAGAAAATAATACTGTAGAATACAAGCGACGTCAGGATGGAAAAACCTGCGCTATTCAGCTAGATAACTTTATTTCCGGACTCAAGGCCGAATTAAAAGCTCCGATATCTAGGAGGTGA
- a CDS encoding DUF4124 domain-containing protein, translated as MPVSPLLTLIAMLISLAVPIAADSAYKWTDEKGVTHYSQRPPPDQEAKKMASPPAPDKPKMPSKSLNARLERLEQEQAAREEAVKRQTQEKKQQAIRKHNCEAAHKNLELYRGNPRLRIGDGSGNYTRLNEEERHAHITEAKQQIEANCD; from the coding sequence ATGCCGGTGTCTCCTCTGTTGACATTAATCGCCATGCTTATTAGTTTGGCAGTCCCCATAGCAGCAGATAGCGCCTACAAATGGACGGATGAGAAAGGAGTTACTCACTATTCTCAACGACCGCCACCTGATCAGGAAGCTAAAAAAATGGCCTCGCCACCTGCTCCAGATAAGCCAAAAATGCCTTCCAAATCTTTAAATGCACGCCTTGAACGCTTGGAGCAAGAACAAGCTGCTCGAGAAGAAGCAGTAAAGCGACAAACGCAAGAAAAAAAGCAACAAGCTATCCGTAAACACAACTGCGAAGCAGCTCACAAAAATTTGGAATTATACAGGGGAAATCCTCGTTTGCGCATTGGTGACGGCAGTGGCAATTATACCCGTTTAAACGAGGAGGAACGGCACGCCCATATTACCGAAGCAAAACAGCAAATTGAAGCAAACTGCGATTGA